In the Opitutia bacterium genome, one interval contains:
- the asnB gene encoding asparagine synthase (glutamine-hydrolyzing) yields the protein MRPDLERRVRQLADAVKHRGPDSDGVWVAPENPVALGHRRLSIIDLSPAGQQPMCSHAGEHQLVFNGEVYNFAVLRQELDCGRQREWRGHSDSEVMLEAVATWGLDAALEKMNGMFAFACYDRRAATLSLVRDRLGVKPLYVGRGRDGTLLFGSEARALARDEHFEARLNRVALPSYFAYGYFPHHHCVYESAVSLAPGSTVTFAADATRIDWNGFLSAAQGNPDGPFDLRGAGWHYRTFWSSTESWSRGLAAPFRGTFDEAVEAGESLLRDAIAIRMVADVPLGALLSGGIDSSLVVALMQQRSGRPIRTFSIGFDVAEFDESRHAEAIARHLGTEHTTLSVSRKEALEVASRVGALLDEPLADASFVPTYLVSALTRQHVTVAMTGDGGDEFFGGYWRYRALDRLGPVYHTPEFLRSVIRAVASRLTVRRPTSGKWRRGWFRFARLLQLASRSDFSRAYDDATSLPCSGRLVFQRGEDLRKHRRVPGLNLHLGEEMMRFDVLNVLPDDLLVKMDRASMAVGLECREPLLDFRLHDFAATLPLSYKLELKGGKRLLRNMVARHLPREIMERPKQGFTPPLAQWMRSELKTCVAEALFDGSADDIVVRDAVERLWTEHQTAKWDHSESLWRVFVLKQWLAAHRWS from the coding sequence ATGCGTCCCGACCTTGAGCGTCGGGTGCGCCAGCTCGCCGACGCGGTGAAGCATAGGGGGCCCGATAGCGATGGCGTATGGGTTGCGCCCGAGAATCCGGTGGCCTTGGGGCATCGCCGCCTATCGATCATTGATCTGTCACCCGCCGGACAACAGCCGATGTGTTCGCATGCGGGCGAACATCAACTCGTCTTCAACGGCGAGGTCTACAATTTCGCCGTGCTGCGACAGGAATTGGATTGCGGCCGGCAGCGTGAGTGGCGCGGGCACTCGGATAGCGAGGTGATGCTGGAGGCGGTGGCAACTTGGGGGCTCGATGCGGCCTTGGAAAAGATGAATGGAATGTTCGCTTTCGCCTGCTACGACCGGCGCGCCGCCACCCTGTCGCTTGTGCGTGATCGGCTGGGGGTGAAGCCGCTTTATGTCGGCCGAGGACGCGATGGCACGCTACTCTTCGGCTCGGAAGCGCGGGCTTTGGCGCGGGACGAGCACTTTGAGGCGCGGTTGAATCGGGTGGCACTCCCGTCGTATTTTGCCTACGGATACTTTCCACACCATCACTGCGTCTACGAATCGGCGGTGAGTTTGGCACCGGGGTCGACGGTCACATTCGCTGCGGATGCAACCCGGATCGATTGGAATGGTTTCCTCAGTGCCGCGCAGGGCAACCCGGACGGTCCGTTCGACTTGCGCGGAGCCGGGTGGCACTATCGGACTTTCTGGAGCTCGACGGAGTCCTGGTCGCGCGGGTTGGCTGCGCCGTTTCGCGGGACATTCGACGAGGCGGTCGAGGCCGGTGAGTCGCTCCTGCGCGATGCGATTGCGATCCGCATGGTCGCCGATGTCCCGCTTGGCGCACTTCTGTCCGGAGGGATTGATTCGTCGCTCGTGGTTGCCCTGATGCAGCAACGCTCCGGGCGGCCGATCCGCACGTTCTCCATCGGGTTCGACGTCGCGGAGTTCGACGAAAGTCGTCATGCCGAAGCGATCGCCCGGCACTTGGGCACCGAGCACACCACCTTGTCGGTCAGCCGCAAGGAGGCACTGGAGGTGGCCAGCCGAGTGGGGGCACTGCTCGACGAGCCGCTGGCCGATGCCTCGTTTGTTCCCACCTACCTTGTTTCGGCGCTGACCCGGCAACATGTGACGGTTGCTATGACGGGTGACGGCGGCGACGAGTTTTTCGGCGGCTACTGGCGCTATCGCGCCTTGGATCGACTGGGGCCGGTCTATCACACGCCCGAATTCCTTCGCTCGGTCATCCGGGCGGTCGCCTCCCGCTTGACGGTGCGGCGGCCTACGTCGGGCAAATGGCGCCGGGGCTGGTTCCGGTTTGCGCGCCTATTACAGCTTGCTTCGCGGTCCGACTTTTCCCGGGCTTACGATGACGCCACGTCGCTGCCGTGTTCGGGGCGCTTGGTCTTCCAGCGCGGGGAGGACTTGCGGAAGCACCGGCGCGTGCCAGGGTTGAATTTGCACTTGGGTGAGGAGATGATGCGCTTCGATGTCTTGAACGTCCTGCCCGACGACCTGCTCGTCAAAATGGATCGGGCAAGCATGGCGGTCGGGCTCGAATGCCGGGAGCCGCTCTTGGATTTTCGTCTGCACGACTTTGCGGCGACACTGCCGCTGAGTTACAAACTCGAGCTTAAGGGGGGAAAGCGCCTGTTGCGCAACATGGTCGCGCGGCATCTTCCGCGCGAGATCATGGAACGCCCCAAACAGGGTTTCACCCCGCCGCTCGCGCAATGGATGCGCTCCGAACTAAAGACGTGCGTTGCTGAAGCGCTTTTCGACGGCTCCGCCGACGACATCGTGGTTCGGGACGCGGTCGAGCGTCTATGGACTGAACACCAAACTGCGAAGTGGGATCACAGCGAATCGCTGTGGCGGGTCTTCGTCCTCAAACAATGGCTGGCTGCGCACCGGTGGAGTTGA
- a CDS encoding acyltransferase, with product MLSRLASLYRLFAFNFIRWLRGGPAAARYLGVTVGEGCRIYSKSFGSEPWLVRIGDRVTVTAGVVFITHDGSGWLVRDEKGRRFRYAPVWIGDDVFIGVNSILMPGVRVGNRAVVAAGSVVTKSVPDGTVVAGNPARIIMRYDDFEQRLRSQWATSEQMRGATFRERVDSVLEHAYKPEMKP from the coding sequence ATGCTGTCGCGTCTCGCTAGTTTATACCGGCTCTTCGCCTTCAACTTCATCCGCTGGTTGCGCGGCGGCCCGGCCGCAGCGCGGTATCTCGGGGTGACGGTCGGCGAGGGATGTCGCATCTACAGCAAGAGCTTCGGCAGCGAGCCTTGGCTGGTGCGAATCGGCGATCGTGTTACCGTGACGGCCGGCGTCGTCTTCATCACCCACGATGGAAGCGGTTGGCTAGTTCGGGATGAAAAGGGGCGTCGTTTCCGCTACGCTCCCGTTTGGATTGGCGATGACGTGTTTATCGGAGTGAATTCCATCTTGATGCCGGGGGTCCGAGTCGGCAACCGTGCGGTCGTCGCGGCGGGGAGTGTGGTGACCAAGTCGGTGCCCGACGGCACAGTCGTCGCGGGGAACCCGGCGCGCATCATCATGCGCTACGACGATTTCGAACAACGACTGCGCTCCCAATGGGCTACGTCCGAGCAGATGCGCGGCGCTACGTTTCGCGAGCGAGTCGACAGCGTATTGGAGCATGCCTACAAGCCGGAGATGAAACCGTGA